TTATGGCGAATGCAAAGACTGTCGACCCTCAGTGGCTCGTTGTTGATGCAGATAACATGATTGTGGGACGGCTGGCTACCAAAATTGCTACCGTACTGATGGGCAAACACAAGCCAACTTATACTGCCCACGTTGATACCGGTGACTATGTCGTCGTCGTAAACTGTGATAAGGTCAAGTTTACTGGCAAAGAGCTGGCCCACGATTCGCATCCCTACTTCTCCCGCAAAATGCAGGAAAAGAGCTACGCGAAGTACAGTGGTTATCCCAGCGGTCTGAAAAACGTGACTGCAGAGCAGAAACTGGAACGCGGACAAGCAACACAGGTTCTGTCAGAAGCCGTTCGTCGCATGCTGCCTAAAAACAAGCTGGGGCGTCAGATGCTGAAAAAGCTGAAGCTGTATTCCGGCCCGACTCACGATCATCAGGCCCAGCAGCCCCAGGAATGGCCTGAGTACCTGCTCCCGTAAGACACTGAGAGTAAAGACTCGATCTTCCCTTTATCCCTTTTCAGTAAAACAAGATAAGAGTAGTTGACCGTTATGGAAAATGAGACTCCAGAATCAGAAGTAACAGAAGAAACCACAGAACAGCAGACCCCGGTTGAAGCAGAAACAGCGACATCAGAGGATGCGACTGCCGAATCGATGACAGTCTCGTCTGGTGTTCCTGAGTTGACTCTGGGATCAGGTCTGGCCACTGAAACGGAAGAGGAAGATGTCGTCAAACCAGAGCCCGTCATCCGTGGCAAACTGGACAAGCATGGTGTCGCCATGGGAACCGGTCGTCGTAAGACCGCTGTGGCCCGCGTTCGCATCAAAGCCGGTTCCGGTAACCTGACCATCAACGGAGTTGGTTTGAATGACCACCTCAAGGTCGAACGTGACCGCCAGATGGTGGAAGCCCCCCTCAAAGCGACCGACACCTACGGTAAGGTTGATGTCTGGGTTCGCGTCAGCGGTGGTGGAACGACTGGCCAGACTGGTGCGATCGTTCTGGGTATCGCCCGTGCTCTGGAAGCTTACAACAACCAGCTCCACGAAGCTCTGAGTGCAGGACGCTTCCTGACTCGTGACAGCCGTATGGTTGAACGTAAGAAATTCGGATTCAAGAAAGCCCGCAAAAGCTTCCAGTTCTCAAAACGCTAAGCGACCTGCGAGCAACCAGGCAACGTTCCACTTACTTGCCTGTTAGAAGTCATCAACACCCTGACTGGCGTTCTCCGGTTAGGGTGTTTTTTTACAGAAAATGGACCGGCCGGAAGGCAGGCAGGCAGGCGCTCTCATCCTGTCGCGGATCATCATCGTAGCCGGTGCGGGCGTCTGACCAACATCACAATCAAAAGGAGCGTTCAGCATGTATGGGCGGTTATTGCTACCTGAGCTCCGGGTGATGCTGGATGAAAATGATAACGCAGGCATCAGGGAATTCTGTGAAGCCCTCTATCCGGCTGTGACTGCCGAAATTCTGGCTGAGCTGGACAGCCGGGAGGTCTGGCGGGTCATCTCCTGTTGCGATCCTCAGAAGCAGGCTGAGATCTTCCAGTTCCTGTCTCTGCCTCAGCAGATTGAAATCGTGGCGGTCATTGATCGGGGACCACTGTCCAAGCTGATTGAAGAGATGGCGCCGGACGACCGTGTCGACCTGCTCTCGCGGATGGACGAGGAACACGTCGAAGAGCTGCTGCCACTGATTGCCCAGGCCGAACGCAGCGATATTCGCAAGCTGCTCTCCTATCCGGAAGACAGTGCCGGCGCGATCATGACGACCGAATATGCGTATTTACCTGCGAATATCACCGTGGCACAGGCCCTGGAGAAACTGAGGCAGCAGGCACCCGACAGTGAAATTATCTCCTACATTTACGTGGTCGATGAAGGCCGCAGACTGCAGGGGATTGTCTCGCTGCGAGAGCTGATCTTTGCTCGCCCGACGCGGCCCCTCTCGGAATTAATCAACCGGGATGTGATTTCGGTCCGCGTTGATGATGACCAGGAATTTGTGGCACAACAGATGGCGAAATTCGACTTCGTGGCGATTCCCGTGGTCGATAACCAGAACCAACTGGTCGGGATTGTGACGCACGACGACGCGATCGATATTATGCAGGAAGAGGCGACCGAGGATGCCTACCGTCTGGCTGCGGTCGAGCCACTTGAAGACAGTTATCTGTCAACGTCTCTGGTCACAGTCATTCGCAAGCGGATCGGCTGGCTGATCTTCCTGCTGGTCCCCTCGTTCCTGGCTGCCAGGGTACTGGAACATTACGAGGCGGTGTCCGACAAGTTCGAATGGCTGGTGTTGTTTATTCCCCTGATCCTGGCCAGTGGTGGAAATGCGGGATCGCAGTCTGCCACTCTGATCATTCGGGCGATGGCACTGGAAACGAATATCCAGCGCGAAGAATTAAATGCGCTGTTAATGAAAGAGTTTAAGCTGGGCCTGCTACTGGGAAGCATGCTGTCGCTGATCAGCTTCGGTATCTCGTGGGCTTTTACCGGTGCGCTGATGCAGGCGACAGTCGTTGGTCTGGCAGTCTTCCTGGTGGTGCTGATGGGAATCTCAGCTGGGGGAATGCTGCCCATGGGCTTTCGCAAACTGGGTATGGATCCGGCGCTGATGTCGAATCCGTTTATTACCGCCCTGGTGGATATTCTGGGGCTGATTATCTATTTCCAGGTCGCGATGTACATCGTCAGTTGAGTGGCTGCGGTCTGCGGTTTGCAGCTCAGGATTCGGGGTCGATTTCGACTTCTTTCAGCTGAATGCCCATCATCTTCATCAATTCCAGGGCATTGCTGTGCTCGACGACACCGGGACGCATGCGGTAGTCGAACGTCATTTTGCCGTCCACCAGCTGATCCTCAAAATGCACGTTGCGGGCCTTATCGCCGAACAGGTCCGTGATTTCGGTTAAGGCCAGGTCGTGAGTTGTCACAATGCCGATTCCGCCCCGTTCGATGAGCGTTTCAATCACGCTCTGAGCGCCGATCCGGCGGTCATGCGAGTTGGTTCCCTGCAGGATTTCGTCGAGCAGGAACAGCACGGGTTCGGGAGCGTCCGCCAGGTGCACTACGGCTGACAGACGGGCGACCGACTGGTAAAACAGGGAAGCCCCCTGCTGCAGCGAGTCCTGCACCCGCATCGCGGTTCCCGCCTGCATGGGTGAGACGCGAAGTGAGACGGCCCGCACCGGCGCTCCAGCCAGGGCGAGCACAAAGTTCGTGCCCACGGTTCGCATCAGCGTACTTTTGCCGGACATGTTCGAACCGCTGATCATCAGCAGGCGGTCCTGTGAATTCAGTGTGACATCGTTGCGAACGACCTGATGTTCGGGAATCAGGGGGTGTCCCAGGCTGGTTCCTTCGAAACAGGGACCATCTGTCGGTTCCACGATTTCGGGGAACCGATCTGTGGGGTGTTCATAGGCGTGGCCAGCCAGGGAGCAGAGGGCCTCAAATTCGCCGACCGCGGCCAGCCATTCGGGGCAGTGTGGTCCCACGCGTTTGAGCCAGCGTTCGATGGCGCTCAGGTAGTGAAACGGGATTCCCAGCAGAATCGTCAACGGGGCGGAGAACTGATTGCGGAAGCAGTTGTTCAAGCCTTGAATGTATCGTCTGAGCTGGGCGATGCTCTTTGAAGGAGGGACGCCGTCGGTCTGCAGGGCAGCGATAATTGCCTGGAGGTGCGGCGAGTTAAATTCGCGCTGTTCAATCAAAGACAGAACATCGGAGAGCACCGGCAGTCCGTCGCGGACTTCATCGGTCTGGCTCAGCAGTTCGCGGATCTGCGGACCCACAAAGAAGAGCAGGCAGACCTGAATGATGATGGCGACCACGATCGGGGCGATTCCGGTCCAGGAGAACAGCCAACTGATGACTGACAGGGCGGCGAAGATCCCCGTGATCATCGAGGCCCACTGCAGGGGAGCGGGAATGGAGATCAGGGGTTGCCCGACCCAGTCGGCCAGGTGAGTCTGTTCGATTTCACTATGGGTTTCCGCTTCGAGCAGTTCTAACGTCTCGCGAAAATCGAGTTCGTTGCGGAGCTCTTCGACGGATTGCTGACGCGCGCGGATGACACTGGTCTCAGCCGGGCCAAGCAGCCAGCGGGCCAGCGTCTCTTCTCCCAGCTTCGTACGGGCGGCACAGATCAGCTGGAACAGAGAGCCTCGCCCTAACAGGTCCAGGTCGCCGGCGTACATGTGTTGCGGGTCGTAATATTCCTCTCCCGTGGGCCGGACGTCAATCCACTTGTCGTCCAGGCGATCCAGGGCGGTTCGATAGTAGGCTTCCGCGAGCCGGGCCCGTTTGAGGCGGCGGATACAGCGGGCGTGCAGAACCACCAGTACAATGAAGGCGACCACGGGCACAAACAGCCACTGCGCGCTCAGGATTTCGCCCAGCGTTGAGGCCAGCAGGATTCCTACTGCTGCCAGAAAGACAAAGCCCCGCCACGTCGAATAGCGGTCGCTTTCCTTCACAAATGCCTGTACGTCCGCCGCACGACTGGCGAGCCGTTGTTCGTATTCGGTCCGGGGATTCTGCTGATTCTGGGGGGCTTGCATCGAGTTCGTAATCTTCTGAGAACGCTCTTCTGGTAAAGCTCACTTCTAACGGATTGACGGGTTCTTTGCCAGCGTAAACAACGGTGAATTCTGATTTGCAATGAGTCTTCGTACAGGGTAAAACAACCATGCATCTCAGTTATTTTTCAGGAGAAACCGGGCATGGATCAAGTACCTGTTATCGACACGCATCAGCATCTCTGGGATCTGGATCTATTCGAGTTGTCCTGGCTGCAACTGCCTGGAATGGATGTCCTGCGCCGCAGCTTTCGGATGTCCGACTACCGGGAGGCGACACGAAATTGCCCGGTCTCCAAAACAGTTTACATGGAAGTAAATGTTCACCCGGATCTGCATCCGAAAGAAGCCCACTACGTACTCGAGTTGTGCGCTCAGTCTGATAATCCAATGTCAGGAGCCGTCATCGGAGGGCAGCCGGGCGAAGCCGGTTTTGAATCGTATCTGGAAGAGTTCCTTGGGAATCCGTTCCTGAAGGGCGTGCGGAGCATTTTACACGATC
This is a stretch of genomic DNA from Gimesia sp.. It encodes these proteins:
- the mgtE gene encoding magnesium transporter, whose translation is MYGRLLLPELRVMLDENDNAGIREFCEALYPAVTAEILAELDSREVWRVISCCDPQKQAEIFQFLSLPQQIEIVAVIDRGPLSKLIEEMAPDDRVDLLSRMDEEHVEELLPLIAQAERSDIRKLLSYPEDSAGAIMTTEYAYLPANITVAQALEKLRQQAPDSEIISYIYVVDEGRRLQGIVSLRELIFARPTRPLSELINRDVISVRVDDDQEFVAQQMAKFDFVAIPVVDNQNQLVGIVTHDDAIDIMQEEATEDAYRLAAVEPLEDSYLSTSLVTVIRKRIGWLIFLLVPSFLAARVLEHYEAVSDKFEWLVLFIPLILASGGNAGSQSATLIIRAMALETNIQREELNALLMKEFKLGLLLGSMLSLISFGISWAFTGALMQATVVGLAVFLVVLMGISAGGMLPMGFRKLGMDPALMSNPFITALVDILGLIIYFQVAMYIVS
- the rpsI gene encoding 30S ribosomal protein S9; translation: MENETPESEVTEETTEQQTPVEAETATSEDATAESMTVSSGVPELTLGSGLATETEEEDVVKPEPVIRGKLDKHGVAMGTGRRKTAVARVRIKAGSGNLTINGVGLNDHLKVERDRQMVEAPLKATDTYGKVDVWVRVSGGGTTGQTGAIVLGIARALEAYNNQLHEALSAGRFLTRDSRMVERKKFGFKKARKSFQFSKR
- the rplM gene encoding 50S ribosomal protein L13, giving the protein MANAKTVDPQWLVVDADNMIVGRLATKIATVLMGKHKPTYTAHVDTGDYVVVVNCDKVKFTGKELAHDSHPYFSRKMQEKSYAKYSGYPSGLKNVTAEQKLERGQATQVLSEAVRRMLPKNKLGRQMLKKLKLYSGPTHDHQAQQPQEWPEYLLP
- a CDS encoding DNA mismatch repair protein MutS; translation: MQAPQNQQNPRTEYEQRLASRAADVQAFVKESDRYSTWRGFVFLAAVGILLASTLGEILSAQWLFVPVVAFIVLVVLHARCIRRLKRARLAEAYYRTALDRLDDKWIDVRPTGEEYYDPQHMYAGDLDLLGRGSLFQLICAARTKLGEETLARWLLGPAETSVIRARQQSVEELRNELDFRETLELLEAETHSEIEQTHLADWVGQPLISIPAPLQWASMITGIFAALSVISWLFSWTGIAPIVVAIIIQVCLLFFVGPQIRELLSQTDEVRDGLPVLSDVLSLIEQREFNSPHLQAIIAALQTDGVPPSKSIAQLRRYIQGLNNCFRNQFSAPLTILLGIPFHYLSAIERWLKRVGPHCPEWLAAVGEFEALCSLAGHAYEHPTDRFPEIVEPTDGPCFEGTSLGHPLIPEHQVVRNDVTLNSQDRLLMISGSNMSGKSTLMRTVGTNFVLALAGAPVRAVSLRVSPMQAGTAMRVQDSLQQGASLFYQSVARLSAVVHLADAPEPVLFLLDEILQGTNSHDRRIGAQSVIETLIERGGIGIVTTHDLALTEITDLFGDKARNVHFEDQLVDGKMTFDYRMRPGVVEHSNALELMKMMGIQLKEVEIDPES